In the Acidobacteriota bacterium genome, GAGAATGGCGGAGTATCTATCTGAAATCGCTGGAACGGGAGCGGCGCGGTTGTAGTCTAATGTAAGGCATTCGTGTGCCGGGTTGGCCAGCAATCATAAGGAATGAATCGCTGCAAGATTATCCGGGAGGAACTTGTTTTGATCATGAATGGACGATGGGCGGGACTGCTGGGTTTGGTCCTGATCAATTTATTTACAACGGCGCGCGGCATGGCGCAGATGGATTATGCGGCGGCGCGCGCCGAGCGCAAACTGCTGGCTACGCGCACCTCGGAAGCCATCACCGTTGACGGGCAACTGAACGAGGCGGCGTGGGCGAGCGCCGCGAAGGCCGAGAAATTCATCCAGAATGAGCCACGGCCCGATCAGCCCGCCTCGGAAGACACTGACGTGCGCGTGCTCTACGACAAAGATAATCTTTACATCGGCGTGTACGCGCATGACCGCGAGCCGGGAAAGCTCATCGTCTCTGATCTGAACCGCGACTTCACGCGCGACATCGGCGACACAGTCGAGATCGTCATCGACACGTTTCACGACGAGCGCAACGGGTATCAATTCGCCGCCAACCCGGAAGGCGCGATGTGGGATGCGCAGATGAACAACGAAGGCCGGGAGACGAACGAGAGTTGGGACGGCGTGTGGTACGTGAAAACCCGGCGCATGGACGATGGCTGGACGGCGGAGTTTTCCATTCCCTTCAAGTCGCTCAAGTTTCGCGAGCTCGATGCGCAAAGCTGGGGCATCAACTTTCAGCGCAATCTGCGGCGCAAAAATGAAGACAGCTACTGGGCGCCGCTGCCGCGCATCTATCAGTTGAATCGCGTATCGCTGGCCGGCACGCTCGAGAATCTGGAAGGCATCGAACCCGGGCGCAACCTCCGCTTCAAGCCTTACGTGGTGGGGAGCCTGGGACAATTCGCGGACGGCGACAAGGACTGGACGGGCGACGCAGGCCTCGACGTGAAGTATGGCCTGACTACAGGGCTTACCTGGGACTTCACGCTGAATACCGACTTCTCGCAGGTGGAGGCCGATGAGCAGCAGATCAACCTGAGCAGCTTCAGCCTCTTTTTCCCGGAGAAGCGCGAATTTTTCCTGGAGAACTCCGGCATCTTTCAGTTCGGCTCGGCGCCGGACCGCATGCCCATGGGCGGCGGCGGACGCGCCACCGGTTTGAACAACGACTTCTATCTTTTCTTCAGCCGGCGCATCGGTCTGGCCGATAGCGGCGCGGCCATTCCCATCTATGGCGGCACGCGGCTCACCGGACGCGCGGGCGGCTTCGAGCTGGGCTTCCTGAACATGCAGCAGAAAGAGGTCGGTGGCAGCCTCCTGCCCAACTACAGTCCGGGGACCAACTTCACCGTGGCGCGGCTACGCAAGAATCTGCTGGGCAACTCCGACTTCGGCGTGATGATGGTCAACAAGGAAGTGGTGAACTCGGCGCGCTATAACCGCGTGCTGGGCGCGGACGCCAATCTGCGCTTCGGGCAGTCCTTGAGTTTCAATTCCTATCTGGCCAAGTCCTTCCTGGCGAATGGCGGCGACGGCGACTTGGCGGGCCGCGTGGGGTTTGGTTACCAAGGCGAAACCTGGGACGTGCGCGGCGCATACACGGGAATCCAGGAAGATTTCGTCAACGAGATGGGATTCGTGCCGCGCCTCGGCGTGCGCAAGTTCGCCGGCCATGCCGGATGGCGTTACCGGCCCGAGAGTCTGCGCCGGGTGCTGCGCCAGACCAATCCGCACTTTCAGTTTGACTACCTGATGAACAAGGACGGCGTGCTGCTCTACCGGCACTTTGACTATCACATCCCGTTCAATTTTCAGGACGGCTCATTCATCGAGACGGGCGTGAATCCCACGCGGGAGCAGTATATGAAGCCGTTCGCCATCAACCCGCGGCGGCGCATTAGCATTCCCGTCGGGTCGTACTCGTTCAACGAATATTTTATTCTGGCGCGCAGCAACGGCAGCCGCCCGATCTCCGGCAACCTGCGCTACGCCATCGGCCCCTACTACACCGGCTACAAGCATACCTATGGACTGGGCGGCGTGTTTCGGTTTAACTATCAGCTCACCACGTCATTCACCTACACGCAACACAATATCAATCTGCCGCAGGGACATTTCAAAACTAACCTGCTGAGCATCCGCGGCAACTATGCCTTCTCGACAACGATGTTCCTGAACGCGCTGGTGCAATACAACAACGACGCGCGGCAATGGACTTCCAACGTGCGCTTCAATTTGATTCACCGTCCGCTGAGCGATCTGTTCGTGGTCTATAATGAGCGGCGCGAGTCGGAGGGCGGCGATCTGATCGACCGCGCATTGATTGCCAAGTTCACTTATATGATCGCCCTCTAGGCTGCGAGAGGAGATTTCGCGGCGGGCTGATAATGGTTCGTTCATGGGCTGGAGGAGTTAATGCCACTAGGAAATAATCCCTTTGTGTTGGCCGCGCTAGCAGCAATGCTGTTCAGCGCCGGGTGGCAACTGGCCCCCGCGCAGACGGCCGGCAAGACAGCCAAGTCCAGCAGTGTCGAGTTCGGCCCTACTTCCGATGTGAAACTGGTGGCGCCCAACGCCACCGAGTCGGTGCGCAATCGCTCGGAGGTGATCGGCTGGCCGGCAGGACGCAAGCCGGTGGCCCCGGCGGGATTTGAAGTTACACTGTTCGCCGATGACGTGGACACGCCGCGCTGGGCGACCTCGCTACCCAACGGCGACATTCTGGTGGCGCTCTCGCTGCGCGGCGGCAATCCCGGCGTCAGCTCCACCTCCAATCGCATCATTCTTTTCCGCGATAAAGACGGCGACGGCAGGCCGGAGTCCCGCAACGTTCTGCTCACCAACCTCAACCGGCCGCATGGAATTTTGCTGCTGGGCGATTTTCTCTACATCGGCAACACCGACGCCGTGGTGCGCTACAAGTATCAACTGGGGCAGACGGAGATCACCACGCCGGGCGAGAAGATTCTCGACCTGCCGCCGGGCGGACACTACACGCGCAACCTGATCGCCAACGCCGACGGCACGAAAATTTATGTGGCGGTGGGATCGAAGACCAACGTGGACGAGTCCGGCGAAGACGCCAAAGACCCGCGGCGCGCCGCGATCCTGGAGATTAATTCCGACGGCAGCGGCATGAGAGTGTATGCGTCCGGCCTGCGCAATCCGGTGGGCCTGGCCTGGGAGTCGGAGTCGAAACAGTTGTGGACGGTGGTGAACGAGCGCGACGCTCTGGGCGACCAACTGGTGCCCGACTACGCGACCTCGGTGAAGGAAGGCGCGTTCTACGGCTGGCCGTATTCCTACTACGGGCAGAATGAAGACCCGCGCAAGAAAGGCCAGCGCCCCGATCTGGTCGCCAAGGCCATTCCGCCCGATTATGCGACGGGCGCGCACACGGGCACGCTGGGCATTACGTTTTATACCGGCAAGCAATATCCGGCGAAGTATCAGGGCGGAGCGTTCATCGGGCAGCACGGTTCGTGGAATCGCTCGAAGTATGTGGGCTACCGCATCGCTTATCTGCCGTTCAAGAACGGCAAGCCCGCCGGGCCGATGGAGGACTTTCTCACCGGCTTCATCGCCAATGACAAAGAAGTCTACGGGCGTCCGGTGGTAGCCACGCTGCTGCAAAATGGGGCATTGCTGGTGATCGATGACGAGTCCAGCAAGGTTTGGCACGTGCGCTACACGGGGAAATAATTATTGCGTGACAGAGCCGCGACCGGTAGGGAGCGGGGGTTCGTCCGTCCGGTACCACGCTTAAAATCAACCCCCACTCCCTCACGGTCGTGGCACTGTCACTTCAGCGGCATTTTTGCTTCAGCTCCTCGAACCAGTTCAGCACCACGTTGATCTGCGTTGTCTCGCAGGCTTGCGACCCGGCCTGCTTTATCATCAGGAATCGCTGGCCATCGAGTGAAATGTCGAAGTTCGTGCCCAGCCCGCCAACTGTTTCATAGCGTCCTTCAAAGAGCATCTTCGGCGTGCTGGCGGCGAACGCGGGCTGTGTGGTAATCGCCACGGCCATGGTGCAGGATGAATGCCGACAGCGCGATCAGTAGGCCCGCCAGCCGCCCAGCCGCCGGTCGTCGCGATAGAAGACACTGATCTCTCATGAAGTTTTGCCCTTAACAGAACACGCGACTAAGTTATAGCGCATCCGTGCGGGCACAATCACCTACGTCGCACACGCCATCCAACATTCCGGCATATTGACAGGTATCAAGACCAATGCCACACTCAGAACATGCTTCCGCCACCGCGGGCTGTGTGCTGCCTGCCATCTATGCGCCTTGTGGAGTACTGGAATACCATGCATAACTCCTGTTGCGGGTTACACAAATATCGCACTGTTTATCCGCCGCGGAGTAGGTCCTTGCAGAGAGTTGCCGGCAGGATATTAATCGTACTCGTTGGCGCACTCTGTTTACCGGGCCAGAGTCCGAGTCAAACCGTAGGCTGGTCAACTCGTGCGCCACTTCCCGAACCTCGTTTTTCAGGTGCGGCTGGAGTTATTAACGGAATTATGTACGTCGTCGGTGGATTTAGGGGGACTCAGGGCTTTAACAATTCCGCTGTCGTAGAGGCTTATGATCCGGCAACGAATACATGGACGACCAGGACTTCCATACCAACTCCCAGGACTAATCCAGCCACAGTTACGATGGGCGGGAAACTGTATGTTTTCGGGGGAATTAAAGCCGGTGCCCTGGATGCTTCGGAAGTCGAAGTCTACGATCCAGTAACCGATACATGGAGCCGTCGGGCATCTATGCCATGGCCTTCATACCTACACTGTGCCACCACGGCTGCCGGCAAGATATACATTTCAGGTGGTTTTCAGATTTCTCTCTCATCCAAACCGCGGGGAGGTCTCCAAATATACGACCCTGCCAGCGACACGTGGTCAACGCAAACCAGCTTCCCTGACCCCCATATCAGCTCCGGTATCTGCGCAATGGGCTATCTTGCCGGCAAGATATTCTTTGTAGATATGCCATTCGGCGTGACGGTTGTTTACGACCCAGTCACCAACGTTTCCAATCGCATCGCGCCCATGCCCACCCAGCGATCAGCGACTGGCGTAAGCATTGGGGGCGAGCTCTTCCTCATTGGCGGAGCATTTAAAGATTCAGCTACGTCTATCAACCTGGTAGAAGCGCTGGATCCCATATCTTTGACTTGGCGATCGGTACCCTCCGGGCCAAGCGCTCGTGACGGTTTTATGACTGCCAGTGCCGACAATGTGCTGTACGTCGTTGGCGGCGTGCGGAGCACAGGGCCGCTCACGGTTGAGCGGCTGGCCGTCAACGACGGCCTATACGGTTAGAACTGTCAGAATTGACATAAAGCCCAGGGATGAAAGAAACTTAGTAAACACGAAAGGGAATGCCCCCGTTGACGTAGCGATATTTAGCAGTCGGGCAACCGTAACTTCCACGGCGTTTGACGCCACCACTATGAACCCCGATTCCATTCGTCTTGCAGGAGGATCGCCAATGGTAAGCGGGGGCAGACAGGCAAGCCCTGTGAAGTCCGTTGAAGACGTGAATGAAGATGGCTTACTTGATTTGATACTGCGGTTCAGATCCCTTGAACTCCGACTGACACCCATGGCCGATTCCGACCAGGCGCGAGCTATCCTAACCGGAGAAACCTGGTCTGGCGAACCTGTGCAAGGTGAAGACATGGTTCGCCTTCGATAGGTAGGGAGTGATACGCTGCGTAACCAGGTCGGCTGTTCGAGAATCGTTTCTGTGCGCGGCACGCACAGCTTCAGCCACAGAAAGTCAGTTCAAGACCAATTGGCTGTGGCTCAATTGAATGCAACGCGGAACGCTACGAATCTCCCACCAGGTGCACCCTGCCCATCAGGCCGCCTTCGGCGTGGTCCCGGATGTGGCAGTGAGTCATCCACATGCCGGGGCGGTCCTCGAATTTCACGATGAACTTGATGGACTGCTCAAGCGGGACGTTCGGTTGCGCCTCCTGCCGCAGCTTGGCCAGCCCGAAGTCCAGCAGCTTGGTCGCGTAACCGGATGCCGCGCCGGAGCCGCTGCTCTTCACCAGCATGATGTTGCCGGACTTGAGATCGCGATGAGTGATGCCTTTGCGATGCGCCTTGTCCAGCGCGTCGGCAATTTCGATGGCGTATTGCAGCATTTCGTCGAGGGGGAGCGATTTCCCTGAATTTTGCTGGCCCGAATCCCGAACCCCAAATCCCGCACCCCCGATTTTCTGCGGCAGCGTCTCGCCTTCCAGATATTCCAGCACCAGATAGTCGATACCGTTGTCGCGGCCAATGTCGAATAGCGTGCAGATGTGGGGATGGTTCAGGCTGGCGAGATGCAAGGGCAATACTTTGATGGCGACGTTGCGGTCGAGGCGGGTGTCGCGGGCCGTATAGACTTCGCCACTGCCGCCCGCGCCGAGCATGGCGAGTATCTCAAAGTGACCGAGTTGGCTGCCTAGCGGGTGATGATGACTTCGCGCAGACTGTCTTTGGTGAGAAAGAATCGCAGCGAGGCGTAGTCGCGGAACAGGCTCTCAATGGCGCGATTATTGAACGAGCGCCACAGCTTGCCGGTGCCGCGCTGCGTCACCTTCAACTGATCGGCGCCGCGGATTCGGTACTGCTCCACCGGCACGATCTGCCCCGGCTGCCCGGCGTGGAAGAAGGCCAGCAGATGGCCATCGGGCTTGAGAAATTGGTAGAGTACCGTGATCAGCGGCTCAATCACGGAGTCCGGCAGAAAGTCCAGCAGGTCCCAGCAGAGAACGCCGTCAAACTGACCCTTCTGGTAGTTCAAATTTCCCTGGAAAAATTGTACGGCTTCGGACTCGATGGCTTCCGCCGTGGGCGTGCGCGTGGATTTGAATTGCAAGGAGCCGTAGAGGTCTTCGGTGCAGAGCCGGTGGCCCAGGCCGGTGATAAAGTTGATGTTCTCCTGGGAGGCCGCGCCCAGGTCGAGAATCTGCATGCCTTCGGTCGCGCCGACCGCGTTCCAGAACTCGCGTAGCCCTTTGCTCTGGCGCAACCCCGAAGCCGCGCTGCCCGGCAGATTGGTGGCAGGGTGCTGATCCTGCTTCAATACATGCCCCAGCAGGCGCCGGACACTGCCGGAGATCTGCGCGGTAATGGCTTCGTTGGAGGACATACTGCCGGGACCTTGCTGGGGAACTTAATCCAATCGCTGAAAATACATGCTGCTAAAATTTCCGGGCGCGGTCTTTTGCCAAATTCTTAAAGACCCGAGCCCGCACCAACCCTACAACCGGGGCGCGCGTGAGTAGGCATAGCGAGGAGCGCTAGACCTTCGCTCCAGCTGAAGCGAGCTGAGGCTGGGCCGGAGCAGAGGAACTCTCCGCCTTGTGTCCGCTGCCGAACTTGCCGTCGCCGCCACCCTTCTGAATGTCGATGCTGCCTTTGAAAAAAGCTCCATCTTCGATGACAATGCGCGCGGCCACCAGGTCTCCGGTAACCGAACCGGACTTGCGAATCTCCACGCGATCGGCGGCGCGCAGGTTGCCCTTCACGGCTCCCTGCACAACGATCTCCTTGGCGTTCACATGGGCATTCACGCGGCCGTTGGGGCCCACTGTGAGATTATGCTCGCGCAATTCGATGGTGCCTTCCACCTGCCCATCAATGAATAAATCTTCGCTGCCGGAAAGATCGCCGCGAATAATAACCGACTTGCCAATGCTGGCGACTGCTACCTTCGGAGCTTCGCTCCAGGACTGCGAACCTGTATTTTGCGGGGTGCTGGACACGGGTGAGACCTCCTTAACCGAATCTGGCTTGACCGGAACGGAAGCCGGCGTATATACCGGCGTGCTAACCGGTGATTCTTTCTTTTTTTCTTTACGATTCCACATTGCAGGAAACTCCTTGCGCGGCAGCGGCGGCGAAATAAGATATTTCGCGCGGGCACCGTAGCGCGTTCAGGAAGATCAATTGATAGTATATGCGAGGATGAATTTCCTAACGAGCACACCGGCGAGCTTGCTATGGGGAGGAACTGCTTGTCGGGCCGTGCCCATTTTATCCCTGCCGGGCCAATATAGTACAGGTTCCAAGAGGGAAGCAATGCAATTCTGGCGGAACCGGCGCTTTGGCTGTCAAGGAATGGTCACTGGGAAAAAAACAGAGCCGCGACCGTGCGGGAGTGGCTCTATTTCCCCGATTGCCCTGGAAAATATAAATTCGCCTGCGCTCTGCCGGCAAATGAGGTCGGCAGATCCCGCAGGCGGGCGGCGGCCTCCTCCGGAGGCAGCGGACAATAATAAGTCTCCTTGATGCTGTAGGACCGGCTACGCTTCTCCGTGATGGGCATGATCTCGATGTGCCAGTGGTAGTCGTCCGCCAGTGTAGTCCAGAAGCCGGACGTCTCCGGCCTGGCCCGAGTGTTGGGGCTGGTGTGCAGGACAAGGTGGTAACTCGGCGCCACATGCTCCAGGCGCGCCAGCACGCGCCGCAGCAGGCTGGCCAGCTCGAAGTCGTCCGGACGCTGCAGCAAGTCTTCCTCGAAACTGGCATGATGTTGACGAGGGAGTATCCACACTTCAAAAGGCACGCGCGAGGCAAACGGACACAGCGCCAAGTAGCGCGGTGACAGGTCCACGACGCGCAGCCCCTGCCGCTCCTCCTGCCGCAGGATGTCGCAGAAGACGCAGCGCTCCTTTAGATCGTAGTAGTCCTTGCACGAGCGCAGTTCATAGAGCACACGGCGCGGGATGA is a window encoding:
- a CDS encoding sorbosone dehydrogenase family protein; the encoded protein is MLFSAGWQLAPAQTAGKTAKSSSVEFGPTSDVKLVAPNATESVRNRSEVIGWPAGRKPVAPAGFEVTLFADDVDTPRWATSLPNGDILVALSLRGGNPGVSSTSNRIILFRDKDGDGRPESRNVLLTNLNRPHGILLLGDFLYIGNTDAVVRYKYQLGQTEITTPGEKILDLPPGGHYTRNLIANADGTKIYVAVGSKTNVDESGEDAKDPRRAAILEINSDGSGMRVYASGLRNPVGLAWESESKQLWTVVNERDALGDQLVPDYATSVKEGAFYGWPYSYYGQNEDPRKKGQRPDLVAKAIPPDYATGAHTGTLGITFYTGKQYPAKYQGGAFIGQHGSWNRSKYVGYRIAYLPFKNGKPAGPMEDFLTGFIANDKEVYGRPVVATLLQNGALLVIDDESSKVWHVRYTGK
- a CDS encoding class I SAM-dependent methyltransferase, which gives rise to MSSNEAITAQISGSVRRLLGHVLKQDQHPATNLPGSAASGLRQSKGLREFWNAVGATEGMQILDLGAASQENINFITGLGHRLCTEDLYGSLQFKSTRTPTAEAIESEAVQFFQGNLNYQKGQFDGVLCWDLLDFLPDSVIEPLITVLYQFLKPDGHLLAFFHAGQPGQIVPVEQYRIRGADQLKVTQRGTGKLWRSFNNRAIESLFRDYASLRFFLTKDSLREVIITR
- a CDS encoding polymer-forming cytoskeletal protein; its protein translation is MWNRKEKKKESPVSTPVYTPASVPVKPDSVKEVSPVSSTPQNTGSQSWSEAPKVAVASIGKSVIIRGDLSGSEDLFIDGQVEGTIELREHNLTVGPNGRVNAHVNAKEIVVQGAVKGNLRAADRVEIRKSGSVTGDLVAARIVIEDGAFFKGSIDIQKGGGDGKFGSGHKAESSSAPAQPQLASAGAKV
- a CDS encoding galactose-1-phosphate uridylyltransferase, which produces MELRKDPITRSWVLAGNNDETGGPESPCPYCLDAGPLTPKIAAPLAPILAIQSPGPSSSPAHGVPGAIRVYPHPSPLYTVEGGADRQAEGIYDRMRNLGAHEVIIESPDHYHELSFAPEAEIAALLRCWALRIADLKNDIRLRYVTVFKNRGDLSGQQLRHAHSELAATSFIPRRVLYELRSCKDYYDLKERCVFCDILRQEERQGLRVVDLSPRYLALCPFASRVPFEVWILPRQHHASFEEDLLQRPDDFELASLLRRVLARLEHVAPSYHLVLHTSPNTRARPETSGFWTTLADDYHWHIEIMPITEKRSRSYSIKETYYCPLPPEEAAARLRDLPTSFAGRAQANLYFPGQSGK